agaaaaaaataaaaaaaaaaagagacaaaattattatacTAGTAAGGTGGGATATCCCCCAGtcaaaaataataatattaataataataataataataatatgaatagtgaaaattataaagatGTAGATAAATATTACAATGAATCCTTCAATTACATTGTGGATACAAATAATCCTTCTTTGGATGAACAAGTATTAAAAAAGGCTTTTCTagtatttaaaaaattggatataaataaaaataaatatattgattATATTGAATTTGAAAAGAATGTAAATATCCTATCAAAAATgaatgaaataaataagaaaatattaagaTATCTGTTTGATATGTTTGATATAGACaaagataaaaaattaaattatatcgaatttttatcattaaattcatatgattttaattatataaaattagtacatataatatttgatCAAGATTATGTAGTTGATAAACGAATCATAATTGAATATCTacaaatttatataacagAATTTTTAGAAACTGTTATAGAAGAAGAGAAACATAAATATCTAAGAAAACATCAATTAATagaatattatacaaatcttttttatataaataataaaaaaaaatgggATTTAAATGAAGATGATAAATTACAAATAGAAGAATTTCCTAATTTCCAATTAACCCTATTAATAGAAATAGATATCTTATCTAACTTTATACAaattgataataatttagaTGGACATATCGACCCTTCAGagttattatattatataaatgatgataaaattgtctttaataaatttaaaa
The sequence above is a segment of the Plasmodium gaboni strain SY75 chromosome Unknown, whole genome shotgun sequence genome. Coding sequences within it:
- a CDS encoding apicoplast calcium binding protein 1, coding for EKNKKKKRQNYYTSKVGYPPVKNNNINNNNNNNMNSENYKDVDKYYNESFNYIVDTNNPSLDEQVLKKAFLVFKKLDINKNKYIDYIEFEKNVNILSKMNEINKKILRYLFDMFDIDKDKKLNYIEFLSLNSYDFNYIKLVHIIFDQDYVVDKRIIIEYLQIYITEFLETVIEEEKHKYLRKHQLIEYYTNLFYINNKKKWDLNEDDKLQIEEFPNFQLTLLIEIDILSNFIQIDNNLDGHIDPSELLYYINDDKIVFNKFKKYIKQNKNEKDIFKFMKEELNISEGLFLNIKYLYYSFDINNDMLLNFYEYKDQLTTFAVLDSAPDIVYAT